From a single Eleginops maclovinus isolate JMC-PN-2008 ecotype Puerto Natales chromosome 18, JC_Emac_rtc_rv5, whole genome shotgun sequence genomic region:
- the LOC134879702 gene encoding Na(+)/H(+) exchange regulatory cofactor NHE-RF3-like isoform X4, whose translation MDNRSRAFEIRDVDPWSPAGHSGLKDGDRVLEVNEEYVDNTNFTRIVRKIQSCGLHLFLLVLRREEHEQAVSMGVDLQMLAKASKGDRWSRPRLCHISRHPEHGLGMTIVSVEGQKGQYIVSTVADGPAERAGVCSGDRLMWINGVTVSTLPHAALSRTLKKSGGSVTVLVIDPESQSCNVRRKMPTLPVGAECCGLPYTPKTMQLVKDQNGYGFLLRQEKLGGVRRIVHVLREIDVGSPAEGAGMEDGDLLLAINGKPVESMEHEEVVKEVRQSGNAVVFTSISIPGRDFYRELGISPLLFYDECSAKDNSVSHCTKNQSGTSLKDGVGSQTNPTTYVPDQSGSLPTQLSERTGDVFL comes from the exons ATGGACAACCGCAGCCGGGCCTTTGAGATCAGAGATGTGGACCCATGGAGTCCTGCAGGGCATAGTGGCCTCAAGGACGGAGACCGGGTGCTGGAGGTCAATGAGGAATACGTGGACAACACAAACTTCACCAGG ATTGTGAGGAAGATCCAGTCATGCGGCTTACACTTGTTCCTCCTGGTATTGAGGAGGGAAGAGCACGAACAG GCAGTGTCTATGGGTGTGGACTTACAGATGCTGGCCAAGGCCTCTAAAGGGGACCGCTGGTCCAGACCGAGACTGTGTCACATCAGCAGACACCCGGAGCATGGCCTGGGAATGACCATCGTCTCAGTGGAAG GTCAAAAGGGCCAGTATATTGTGAGCACAGTGGCTGACGGTCCAGCAGAGAGAGCTGGAGTCTGCTCCGGGGACAGACTGATGTGGATCAACGGGGTCACCGTGTCGACCCTCCCACACGCCGCTCTCAGCAGAACT TTGAAGAAGAGTGGGGGCTCGGTGACGGTGCTGGTGATCGACCCTGAGAGCCAGTCTTGTAACGTCAGGAGGAAGATGCCCACCCTGCCGGTGGGGGCAGAGTGCTGCGGCCTGCCCTACACGCCCAAAACCATGCAGCTGGTTAAAGACCAAAATGGATACGGCTTCCTGCTGAGACAAGAGAAGCTGGGGGGAGTTCGAAGGATAG TCCATGTGCTGAGGGAGATTGATGTGGGGAGTCCGGCTGAGGGGGCAGGGATGGAGGATGGAGACCTGCTGCTGGCTATTAACGGGAAACCTGTCGAGTCCATGGAGCATGAGGAAGTCGTCAAAGAGGTTAGACAGAGCGGTAATGCAGTCGTCTTCACCTCCATATCTATCCCAGGAAGAGACTTTTACAGAGAG TTAGGAATTTCTCCATTGTTGTTCTATGACGAATGTTCAGCAAAGGATAACAGCGTCTCACACTGCACTAAGAACCAGAGTGGAACCTCGCTGAAAGATGGAGTTGGAAGTCAAACTAATCCAACAACATATGTCCCGGATCAGTCAGGATCTTTACCCACACAG ctgTCAGAGAGAACAGGTGATGTTTTCTTGTGA
- the LOC134879702 gene encoding Na(+)/H(+) exchange regulatory cofactor NHE-RF3-like isoform X1, protein MRTFTGCQDAMEFPRFTFNPKEGIDNPALVIGDDPEPDPSPVLTLCQLKRLEGQSFGFYLRMDNRSRAFEIRDVDPWSPAGHSGLKDGDRVLEVNEEYVDNTNFTRIVRKIQSCGLHLFLLVLRREEHEQAVSMGVDLQMLAKASKGDRWSRPRLCHISRHPEHGLGMTIVSVEGQKGQYIVSTVADGPAERAGVCSGDRLMWINGVTVSTLPHAALSRTLKKSGGSVTVLVIDPESQSCNVRRKMPTLPVGAECCGLPYTPKTMQLVKDQNGYGFLLRQEKLGGVRRIVHVLREIDVGSPAEGAGMEDGDLLLAINGKPVESMEHEEVVKEVRQSGNAVVFTSISIPGRDFYRELGISPLLFYDECSAKDNSVSHCTKNQSGTSLKDGVGSQTNPTTYVPDQSGSLPTQLSERTGDVFL, encoded by the exons TTTTACCTTCAATCCAAAGGAAGGGATTGATAATCCAGCTCTGGTCATCGGTGATGATCCTG AGCCTGACCCGAGCCCCGTGCTCACACTGTGCCAGCTGAAGCGCTTGGAGGGACAAAGCTTCGGCTTCTACCTGCGGATGGACAACCGCAGCCGGGCCTTTGAGATCAGAGATGTGGACCCATGGAGTCCTGCAGGGCATAGTGGCCTCAAGGACGGAGACCGGGTGCTGGAGGTCAATGAGGAATACGTGGACAACACAAACTTCACCAGG ATTGTGAGGAAGATCCAGTCATGCGGCTTACACTTGTTCCTCCTGGTATTGAGGAGGGAAGAGCACGAACAG GCAGTGTCTATGGGTGTGGACTTACAGATGCTGGCCAAGGCCTCTAAAGGGGACCGCTGGTCCAGACCGAGACTGTGTCACATCAGCAGACACCCGGAGCATGGCCTGGGAATGACCATCGTCTCAGTGGAAG GTCAAAAGGGCCAGTATATTGTGAGCACAGTGGCTGACGGTCCAGCAGAGAGAGCTGGAGTCTGCTCCGGGGACAGACTGATGTGGATCAACGGGGTCACCGTGTCGACCCTCCCACACGCCGCTCTCAGCAGAACT TTGAAGAAGAGTGGGGGCTCGGTGACGGTGCTGGTGATCGACCCTGAGAGCCAGTCTTGTAACGTCAGGAGGAAGATGCCCACCCTGCCGGTGGGGGCAGAGTGCTGCGGCCTGCCCTACACGCCCAAAACCATGCAGCTGGTTAAAGACCAAAATGGATACGGCTTCCTGCTGAGACAAGAGAAGCTGGGGGGAGTTCGAAGGATAG TCCATGTGCTGAGGGAGATTGATGTGGGGAGTCCGGCTGAGGGGGCAGGGATGGAGGATGGAGACCTGCTGCTGGCTATTAACGGGAAACCTGTCGAGTCCATGGAGCATGAGGAAGTCGTCAAAGAGGTTAGACAGAGCGGTAATGCAGTCGTCTTCACCTCCATATCTATCCCAGGAAGAGACTTTTACAGAGAG TTAGGAATTTCTCCATTGTTGTTCTATGACGAATGTTCAGCAAAGGATAACAGCGTCTCACACTGCACTAAGAACCAGAGTGGAACCTCGCTGAAAGATGGAGTTGGAAGTCAAACTAATCCAACAACATATGTCCCGGATCAGTCAGGATCTTTACCCACACAG ctgTCAGAGAGAACAGGTGATGTTTTCTTGTGA
- the LOC134879702 gene encoding Na(+)/H(+) exchange regulatory cofactor NHE-RF3-like isoform X3 — protein sequence MCAEPDPSPVLTLCQLKRLEGQSFGFYLRMDNRSRAFEIRDVDPWSPAGHSGLKDGDRVLEVNEEYVDNTNFTRIVRKIQSCGLHLFLLVLRREEHEQAVSMGVDLQMLAKASKGDRWSRPRLCHISRHPEHGLGMTIVSVEGQKGQYIVSTVADGPAERAGVCSGDRLMWINGVTVSTLPHAALSRTLKKSGGSVTVLVIDPESQSCNVRRKMPTLPVGAECCGLPYTPKTMQLVKDQNGYGFLLRQEKLGGVRRIVHVLREIDVGSPAEGAGMEDGDLLLAINGKPVESMEHEEVVKEVRQSGNAVVFTSISIPGRDFYRELGISPLLFYDECSAKDNSVSHCTKNQSGTSLKDGVGSQTNPTTYVPDQSGSLPTQLSERTGDVFL from the exons ATGTGTGCAGAGCCTGACCCGAGCCCCGTGCTCACACTGTGCCAGCTGAAGCGCTTGGAGGGACAAAGCTTCGGCTTCTACCTGCGGATGGACAACCGCAGCCGGGCCTTTGAGATCAGAGATGTGGACCCATGGAGTCCTGCAGGGCATAGTGGCCTCAAGGACGGAGACCGGGTGCTGGAGGTCAATGAGGAATACGTGGACAACACAAACTTCACCAGG ATTGTGAGGAAGATCCAGTCATGCGGCTTACACTTGTTCCTCCTGGTATTGAGGAGGGAAGAGCACGAACAG GCAGTGTCTATGGGTGTGGACTTACAGATGCTGGCCAAGGCCTCTAAAGGGGACCGCTGGTCCAGACCGAGACTGTGTCACATCAGCAGACACCCGGAGCATGGCCTGGGAATGACCATCGTCTCAGTGGAAG GTCAAAAGGGCCAGTATATTGTGAGCACAGTGGCTGACGGTCCAGCAGAGAGAGCTGGAGTCTGCTCCGGGGACAGACTGATGTGGATCAACGGGGTCACCGTGTCGACCCTCCCACACGCCGCTCTCAGCAGAACT TTGAAGAAGAGTGGGGGCTCGGTGACGGTGCTGGTGATCGACCCTGAGAGCCAGTCTTGTAACGTCAGGAGGAAGATGCCCACCCTGCCGGTGGGGGCAGAGTGCTGCGGCCTGCCCTACACGCCCAAAACCATGCAGCTGGTTAAAGACCAAAATGGATACGGCTTCCTGCTGAGACAAGAGAAGCTGGGGGGAGTTCGAAGGATAG TCCATGTGCTGAGGGAGATTGATGTGGGGAGTCCGGCTGAGGGGGCAGGGATGGAGGATGGAGACCTGCTGCTGGCTATTAACGGGAAACCTGTCGAGTCCATGGAGCATGAGGAAGTCGTCAAAGAGGTTAGACAGAGCGGTAATGCAGTCGTCTTCACCTCCATATCTATCCCAGGAAGAGACTTTTACAGAGAG TTAGGAATTTCTCCATTGTTGTTCTATGACGAATGTTCAGCAAAGGATAACAGCGTCTCACACTGCACTAAGAACCAGAGTGGAACCTCGCTGAAAGATGGAGTTGGAAGTCAAACTAATCCAACAACATATGTCCCGGATCAGTCAGGATCTTTACCCACACAG ctgTCAGAGAGAACAGGTGATGTTTTCTTGTGA
- the LOC134879702 gene encoding Na(+)/H(+) exchange regulatory cofactor NHE-RF3-like isoform X2 yields MEFPRFTFNPKEGIDNPALVIGDDPEPDPSPVLTLCQLKRLEGQSFGFYLRMDNRSRAFEIRDVDPWSPAGHSGLKDGDRVLEVNEEYVDNTNFTRIVRKIQSCGLHLFLLVLRREEHEQAVSMGVDLQMLAKASKGDRWSRPRLCHISRHPEHGLGMTIVSVEGQKGQYIVSTVADGPAERAGVCSGDRLMWINGVTVSTLPHAALSRTLKKSGGSVTVLVIDPESQSCNVRRKMPTLPVGAECCGLPYTPKTMQLVKDQNGYGFLLRQEKLGGVRRIVHVLREIDVGSPAEGAGMEDGDLLLAINGKPVESMEHEEVVKEVRQSGNAVVFTSISIPGRDFYRELGISPLLFYDECSAKDNSVSHCTKNQSGTSLKDGVGSQTNPTTYVPDQSGSLPTQLSERTGDVFL; encoded by the exons TTTTACCTTCAATCCAAAGGAAGGGATTGATAATCCAGCTCTGGTCATCGGTGATGATCCTG AGCCTGACCCGAGCCCCGTGCTCACACTGTGCCAGCTGAAGCGCTTGGAGGGACAAAGCTTCGGCTTCTACCTGCGGATGGACAACCGCAGCCGGGCCTTTGAGATCAGAGATGTGGACCCATGGAGTCCTGCAGGGCATAGTGGCCTCAAGGACGGAGACCGGGTGCTGGAGGTCAATGAGGAATACGTGGACAACACAAACTTCACCAGG ATTGTGAGGAAGATCCAGTCATGCGGCTTACACTTGTTCCTCCTGGTATTGAGGAGGGAAGAGCACGAACAG GCAGTGTCTATGGGTGTGGACTTACAGATGCTGGCCAAGGCCTCTAAAGGGGACCGCTGGTCCAGACCGAGACTGTGTCACATCAGCAGACACCCGGAGCATGGCCTGGGAATGACCATCGTCTCAGTGGAAG GTCAAAAGGGCCAGTATATTGTGAGCACAGTGGCTGACGGTCCAGCAGAGAGAGCTGGAGTCTGCTCCGGGGACAGACTGATGTGGATCAACGGGGTCACCGTGTCGACCCTCCCACACGCCGCTCTCAGCAGAACT TTGAAGAAGAGTGGGGGCTCGGTGACGGTGCTGGTGATCGACCCTGAGAGCCAGTCTTGTAACGTCAGGAGGAAGATGCCCACCCTGCCGGTGGGGGCAGAGTGCTGCGGCCTGCCCTACACGCCCAAAACCATGCAGCTGGTTAAAGACCAAAATGGATACGGCTTCCTGCTGAGACAAGAGAAGCTGGGGGGAGTTCGAAGGATAG TCCATGTGCTGAGGGAGATTGATGTGGGGAGTCCGGCTGAGGGGGCAGGGATGGAGGATGGAGACCTGCTGCTGGCTATTAACGGGAAACCTGTCGAGTCCATGGAGCATGAGGAAGTCGTCAAAGAGGTTAGACAGAGCGGTAATGCAGTCGTCTTCACCTCCATATCTATCCCAGGAAGAGACTTTTACAGAGAG TTAGGAATTTCTCCATTGTTGTTCTATGACGAATGTTCAGCAAAGGATAACAGCGTCTCACACTGCACTAAGAACCAGAGTGGAACCTCGCTGAAAGATGGAGTTGGAAGTCAAACTAATCCAACAACATATGTCCCGGATCAGTCAGGATCTTTACCCACACAG ctgTCAGAGAGAACAGGTGATGTTTTCTTGTGA